The genomic DNA CATAGTGCACTCTGGCTTCTTGATGCCGCCATGCCCACTCCACATGACCTGTTCTTCTTGGTGCCGTTCAGAGAGATGGCTTGGCTtaggggggcggggcggtggcACGTTGGACACGATGTCTGGTTCTTTTACCACACAGGGCAAGGAACCTTGGTTTTTATCTACCTGAACGGTGGGATTTAAGGAAGTTTCCAGCAATGCTGAAGAGAAGTGGTCCTTGGCTGGCCCATTGATATCTCTACTCCATATCAGGGCAGCCTGAGGCTTCGTGGAAGGCACCTTCTGAGATCCATTCCCATGGCGTGAGGGGTGGACCAAGTTACTGGGGGGCGCGGGCTGCAGGCAGTCAACAAAAACGTCATCAAATGAACTCTGTTCCAACGAGCGGTCTGAGTTTGACCAGCTATCACATCTGGTGGGTAGACTGAGGGAAGAAAAGCATATAAATTTGACTGAAATGAAGCAAGTCCCTggcagaaatcagaaaaagaaagccagggcGCCTgagttggctcagtgggttgagcctctgactcttgatttcggctcaagtcgtgatctcacaggttgtgggttcgaaccccacgtcgggctctgcgctgatagagcggagcctggttgggattctgtctctctctctctctccgcccctcccactctctctcgctctctctctcaaaacaaacaaataaactaaaacaaaaaaaagccatctACCCATAGATAAAACCCACGCTGGCCTCTCTCCcatgcctctctccctctgcaacCCTCACCAGGCCTTGGATGCAGGAAAAAACGGTTTGTTGGTTTTCGCCATCATCTCAGTGTGGGATACGTAGGAAAATGCGAGGCTGGAAACTTTGTGGGAAAGCCACAGTGCTGGAATGCAGGACTCATCCCTCACCGTGGCTCCTGTGTCCCTACACCTTGGCTGCAGCAGGAAGAGGCGAGGGGAGACATGCCCGCTAGAAGGCGCTGCTGTGTCCTGAGCGGTCGGGCACACGGAGACTGTGTGCGTGACAGAGCCCGCCAGAGAAGGTGGTGGACCTTCCACAAACGTGCAGAGACGCGCACACGAGCATACCTGGTGTGACGTGGTCTTCCGGTCTCACAGTCGGACAGAATCAGATaatcaggaagggagagagactcGGACTCACTCCTGCTTTCCTCAGTGGCACCGGTGTTGGTGCTCAGGTTGTCACTCGGCAAGGAGGGGCTGACGGCGTGGGCCGCGGGCAGGAAGCTGGCAGGGGCTGGCTGCAGGGATGGGGGCATGCGCGAGAAGCTGTCCACAGAATCTACCGGAGAAATCATTTCCTGGGTTAACGTTTGAGAACAGCTTTAGCACTCACTCACAACTCCTGCGACAGCCAAAGAGAAGATGCGAATCACAGCTGGTGTTTGTACTGATGGAGGAGACCATTTCCCCGAGCTATAAACAATGTCTGGGGAAGAAGGCCAATGTTCCAAGAAAGAAGTGTTGAATCAATTAAGAGTAAAAAAAGCCAAGCATTCTTGGCCGAAAAATCTGCGGTACCAGAGTCCACTCACAGCTTCTTTATAGCTCGCAGCCGTAGACCTGCGTTACTATTTGTGCACTCCACAAATACGTATACGTGCACGTACATTTATGCATAATAAATATGCATGTACTTACACATGCGCacgtgcatatatgtatgtgtgcatatagaTATACATGTCTATGTCCACAGAGAATATCTACTAttgcacctactatgtgcccagaACTGTTCTAACCCTGCCGAGACAAAGACCCTGCCCTCACTGGAATCTCCAGTCCATTAGAGGAGAcagacaaataaaacataaataaataataccgTCGACGATgtgtaaggaagagaaaagaaagaaatagagtgTGATGGCTGGTAAAGCCAGCGTTTCTCAAGAAGCGCGACATTCAGAAACTTCCAGTGAAAAGGCTGCTGTTACTTCCCCTTTGAACCAAGTTGGCAGACGTTCTGGATTCCTGAGTCAGAGTGGCCCAGAACtgcctgagttcaagtccaggCTCTACTATCTAGCTGTTGAGACTTTGGTTAAGTTACCTGCTGGCTGCAAGTTTCCTTCTTTGCAAAGTGGAGATGCTAATAGTACACATGCCACAAAATCGGTCTGGGGATAAGATGAGTTAATACACAAAAGCATGTAACAGAGTTCCTGGCCAGAGTACTCACGATGTGTTGACTACCTATGGTTGTCGCATGTGGAACCAAACACTTTATGCGAGAAGCCACAAGAAAGCCCTTCGGGCATGGTTCTCAGATGGAGAGGACTCTGCTCTTACGACCTTCTAAAAACTAAGGCGGGGGGCTACAGGGAACGATAAAGGTCACAGGGGGTGGTTTCTGGCTTCCCCCAACTTCATACCAGAACCTTCCATCTTCTGCCCAGTGCCTGACTCGTTCCCGTTCGTCTTTGGATACTAGGACACGTGTTACCTATCTGTTTTCGGGTAACTCCTGGATGAGGAAAGACACGGAAGAGACGTGTAATGTGGCACATGAATACGGATGTGGCTTGGGCTGGAGGTAGGGACGAGGGCGGCGAAGAGCGAGTGGCGAGCCAGGCAGAGTTGGTCAGGGAGGCTCTGCTTGTGCGCTCACTGTTGGACGCCAGCCAGGAAGGATTTGCTGCAGCTTTGCAAGTAAGCTTGCCATcacttcatttcctttggtttgCGTGCTCTCGAGGCTCAGTAATGCAACCGAATGGCTAGCTGCACTTACTAAGCTTCCCGGGTTCCTGAAGAGAACAGGACTTTGTCCTCAGGAAGCACACCCTTCTGTGCCATCCAAGAGAGCCGGACGGGCTCTCCACCGCCACCTAGCGGTGTGAGGCATGTTTCAGCGGCAGGTGATAAGCACACAGTAATGCTGTCGGCTGTGGAATCTAGGACTGAGGTTTTGTCTGCCAGACTAACGTGCTAGAAGAAGTCAGATTCAAGGTCGCACAGGTTGAGGATCAGGGCGTGGTGCAATGATGCCAGGGGCTCAACAGCAAAGTCCGTGAAGGTGAGTGGATTGTAACCCTAGATGCAGTACAGCCAGTATATTACATAGAAAGGACGCTACGTGTGCGTGCATCTGTacgagagcgagagagtgagcgacagagagagtgaacaggagaAAGAACCCAGACGTAGCCCAGAGCAATGTCAGAGCTAACTTGCCCTGAGCTGACCTTGAGACAATTGGAGACAGGACAAATTCTTCCCTGCCTAGGAGTTCCGTTCTAGCATCCAGTGCAGAACAACCCACTAGACAACAGAAAAGCTAGACTTCCATGAATGTTGGAAAAACAGTGGTATTTAATATTTCTGGGAAATCAGCAGCCGCAACAGCATGGGGAAACTCAGAGCCCTACGGGACATCCTCACCCACATTCTACTTTTACTGCAAAAGCTACGGAGTGGCTTCAAGGCCACCAAAGTCACTTGTCATGCTCAGTGTGTGCACACTGGGGCCTGAAACCTAGAACCAGGTGAAAGGAAGCAGCTTCTAGAACCGTACTTTGTGGGAACAATTCTGATATCAAGGAGCCCGTCCGAATACCCTGGAGGAGGTGGGCTTGGCATCGTGATGTGTTTTCCCGCAGAAGTGCTCCAGGGTGCATCACATGCCCCAGGCCGCCCCCGGCTCACGGCAACCCCGGCCCTGCTCTCACCCGCACCATCCTCCAGTTGGCCGAAGTTGCAGACCTGACTGATGCTGTACACCCACACCAGCATTTCTACTTCGGTCTTAGCCACCAGATAGAATGTACGCAAAGCGGTCTTGACAATGAACACGAAGTTATTCTGAAATTCCTTCCGGACGAAGCCGGGGCCCACGTGCTTGCACACTGCACACTCGCTGAGGTCGATCACACGGATGGGCTTGCTCGAGTGCTTGGTCCTGTAGTACTCCAAGACGTCCGGGCTGCCGCTCATGCGGCCCCGCCGGAGGACGAACCAGCGCTTGCGCCAGGCCTGCAGGGAGGCAATTCGACAAGAAGTTACCGGACCCACGGCATGGGCTTCTCCAGCTCTGCCGAGAACCTGTTTCATGACAAGGACAGCAGAGAAGCAGATCGACCACCCTAACAGTGAAATGCAATGTCCACCCAGCTTTGCATTAAATAGCTAGTACACCATGTACAAGCCCCTTTATTCAATGATTTTAAGGATGGCTCGTCACTGGGGACTGCAGCAATAGCATTCGTGCCCACGGGTCAGAGGACCAGATCTATACAATCATCCCAACTGATGCAGCTGAGGAGTGTCACATCAATGCACATGTGTTcatgcttacaaaaaaaaaaaaaaaacttagtaacGAATGAGAAGAAAGCCTTCTTAGCACTATCTATCTGAATCCCAAAGCCAAGATTGGACGCAAAAATCAGGTACAAATCGTGAGTGCCCACCGTTGTCGGTATTGGCTAACATTATTTAACTTCTAGAGAATTGctcaacaagaaaagaaaaatcatacacatttgagaggagagaggattACCATCATCTGAAGTTTCTGACCGTCTTTCTGTAACTCCCAACTGCTTTACCATAACTCATTGAAGCTCCAAAACTATCCTGTGGGAAAGGtaattgttttctctgtgtggACATTTTATGTCTGAgaacactgaggttcagagtAACGAATGTGGAGTAAAACAGTCAAGAGGAGGAGTGTAGCCAGCATTCCGTCCTAAACCACAGTGTGTCCCAAAAATCAGGATGTCCTAGGGGGCATCGGAAAATAGGTGTTGTTTGCTTGTCATCCAGGCGGGCGGGGGGGAGGTGCAGGGCAGGAACCATGTGGCTTAAGCTTTCACAGCCTGCTGACAAGCACTATGACAGCTGAAAGGAGAGAGCCATGATCACGCTTCACCTGATCCACACCCAAAAAAGAGAATGATGCTCCAGAGAAACCAGCACCGGGAGGTGGGAAGTTGCTTTGCATGCCCCTGGAGCTCCTCAGTCCCCACTGTCCCCTGACCTGGAATGAGCTGCCTCCTTGGGTATGAGACCTAGGAAAAGACGTATC from Leopardus geoffroyi isolate Oge1 chromosome X, O.geoffroyi_Oge1_pat1.0, whole genome shotgun sequence includes the following:
- the GAB3 gene encoding GRB2-associated-binding protein 3 yields the protein MSAGDAVCTGWLVKSPPERKLQRYAWRKRWFVLRRGRMSGSPDVLEYYRTKHSSKPIRVIDLSECAVCKHVGPGFVRKEFQNNFVFIVKTALRTFYLVAKTEVEMLVWVYSISQVCNFGQLEDGADSVDSFSRMPPSLQPAPASFLPAAHAVSPSLPSDNLSTNTGATEESRSESESLSLPDYLILSDCETGRPRHTSLPTRCDSWSNSDRSLEQSSFDDVFVDCLQPAPPSNLVHPSRHGNGSQKVPSTKPQAALIWSRDINGPAKDHFSSALLETSLNPTVQVDKNQGSLPCVVKEPDIVSNVPPPRPPKPSHLSERHQEEQVMWSGHGGIKKPECTMAARRISLSGLDSMRTWKADVEGQSLKHRDKRLSLNLPCGFSPVYPTASTSAEDGYVPMGPQVATSALRTHCSHGDYIPMSPGSISSPLPELPADMEPPPVNRDLKPQRKPRPPPLDLSHLSTIREHTSLTRTRTVPCNRTRFLSPERNGINSAGFFANSVSREEEESYIHMNRRTAKSLSSGALTWTKKFSLDYLALDFNSASPAPIQQKLFLSEEQRVDYVQVDEQKTQALQSTKQEWTDERQSKA